One genomic window of Halorhabdus sp. CBA1104 includes the following:
- the gltB gene encoding glutamate synthase large subunit, whose protein sequence is MSDPNASVSERGLADATAQKANCGVGVLLNLSGEKEHEIISDGLSLLENLDHRGARGAEENTGDGAGIMIQKPHGFFAEEIDGLGDFDDYGVGQVFFPKDRSTDELRATIEAAVVDEGFEVVAWRSVPTDNEGLGETALDSEPDVQQFFVRPQANLSTEELDTALYVLRNVIENRVESTEPAGHDRFYICSLDRQKLVYKGLLTNAQVRTYYEDLSDERVETSLVFVHSRFSTNTLGAWELAHPYRNIIHNGEINTLRGNLNWMQAREADLESPVFGDDIEKLKPITEEGQSDTAVLDNVLELLVEGGRSLPHALRMLVPEAWEESPTLAADREDFYQYHSTINEPWDGPALVAVTDGQNVGAILDRNGLRPCRYLVTEDDRLVMSSETGAIEVDPSRVERKDRLEPGQMFYADTEEGRIVPDDEIFDRLTDDRYGDWLEANRVTLADVDPGDVEPPSYVEEDITTYQRAFGYTLDHVERLIEPMAAEGKDPIGAMGNDTPLSVLSSRNKTLFTYFKQLFAQVSNPPIDYIREETVTSLQQHIGRQNNLLAETPEHCRQLALDSPILSRDEHAKIADIEANGIRSESVDITYDPDETDLQAAVEDVRTAAREAIEDGAEIVILSDAATGPDRVPIPSLLAVGGVHHHLVREGLRTHAGIVLESGQPNAVHHFATLVGYGADAVTPYLAYESIAELVYDGTLEVDRETALAQYRHAIEDGIQKVMAKMGISTLESYKGAQIFEAVGLDSDFVAEYFEGTENRTDGIGLEQLEADVLERHQNGFEASVAGNLELEQGGELYWRRDGEFHQWNPNTIGKLQYATNHGDYEAYQEFAGMINEQNERLQTLRGLLDFDTDHRESIPIEDVEPVEEITQRFFSSSMSFGSISPEAHETLAAGMNRVGGFASTGEGGEPTDRFGTERECADKQVASGRFGVDSNYLVNAEHLEIKMAQGSKPGEGGHLPGEKVSELIAETRSTTPGVPLISPPPHHDIYSIEDLAQLIHDLKCANRDADVHVKLVSEAGVGIIAAGVAKGKADAVLISGQSGGTGASPKTSIKNAGLPWELGIAEANQILLDNDLRSRIRVRVDGGLKTGRDVAIAALLGAEEYGFGTAPLITCGCVMLRKCHCNTCSVGVATQDEELRDNFPGDPEFVANYMRFIAREVREIMAELGVETMDELIGQTDFLQQKDVDHPRAQHVDLSELLWRPDSEDDRRKTRGQNHKLADKIDNDFIAQAQPAVKRGDDVDIEARVTNEDRTVGTMLSAELSKAHGEDGLEDDTVRLDLDGTGGQSFGAFLAPGVTIDMTGDVNDYAGKGLSGGKLIVETPAEAGYAASENILAGNVALYGATDGEAYFNGQAGERFAVRNSGVKTVVEGVGDHGCEYMTGGVAVILGETGKNFGAGMSGGEAYVLDEAGDFDQRVNHDMVHLAELDERDRQMVRRLVENHARYTDSERAEEILADWDTYVSQFVKVMPDAFAAVVEEQLEDGEDVRASPPPKPSTPSFPTEGDD, encoded by the coding sequence GCCACCGCCCAGAAGGCAAACTGTGGCGTCGGCGTCCTCCTCAACCTCTCAGGTGAGAAGGAACACGAAATCATCTCGGATGGCCTCTCGCTGCTGGAGAACCTCGACCACCGGGGCGCACGGGGGGCAGAGGAAAACACCGGTGACGGGGCCGGGATCATGATTCAAAAGCCACATGGCTTCTTCGCTGAGGAGATCGATGGGCTCGGCGACTTCGACGACTACGGTGTCGGGCAGGTGTTCTTTCCCAAGGACCGTTCGACCGACGAGCTCCGAGCGACCATCGAGGCTGCCGTCGTCGACGAGGGGTTCGAGGTCGTCGCCTGGCGCTCGGTGCCGACCGACAACGAAGGACTCGGGGAAACAGCGCTGGACAGTGAACCAGACGTCCAGCAGTTTTTCGTTCGACCGCAAGCGAATCTCTCCACTGAGGAACTCGATACGGCGCTGTACGTGCTCCGGAACGTCATCGAGAACCGGGTCGAATCGACCGAACCTGCCGGCCACGACCGGTTCTATATCTGCTCGCTCGATCGCCAGAAGCTCGTCTACAAGGGGCTGTTGACCAACGCGCAGGTTCGGACCTACTACGAAGATCTCTCCGATGAGCGCGTCGAGACCAGCCTCGTCTTCGTCCACTCGCGGTTTTCGACGAACACCCTGGGTGCCTGGGAGCTCGCCCATCCCTATCGGAACATCATCCACAACGGCGAGATCAACACCCTTCGCGGGAACCTCAACTGGATGCAGGCTCGGGAAGCCGATCTGGAAAGCCCGGTGTTTGGCGACGACATCGAGAAGCTCAAACCGATTACTGAAGAGGGCCAGAGTGACACGGCCGTCCTCGACAACGTTCTCGAATTGCTCGTCGAAGGTGGCCGGTCGCTGCCCCACGCCTTGCGGATGCTCGTACCCGAGGCCTGGGAGGAGTCGCCGACACTCGCGGCCGACCGCGAAGACTTCTATCAGTATCACTCGACCATCAACGAGCCCTGGGACGGCCCCGCGCTCGTGGCCGTTACCGACGGGCAAAACGTCGGTGCGATTCTCGATCGGAACGGCCTGCGTCCCTGTCGGTACCTCGTCACCGAGGACGATCGGCTGGTTATGTCCAGCGAGACCGGTGCGATCGAGGTCGACCCCTCGCGGGTCGAGCGCAAAGATCGCCTCGAACCGGGTCAGATGTTCTACGCCGACACCGAGGAAGGGCGGATCGTCCCCGACGACGAGATCTTCGATCGCTTGACCGACGACCGATACGGCGACTGGCTCGAAGCGAACCGCGTCACGCTCGCGGACGTCGACCCCGGCGACGTCGAGCCGCCAAGCTACGTCGAGGAAGACATTACCACCTACCAGCGTGCCTTCGGGTACACGCTCGATCACGTCGAGCGCTTGATCGAGCCGATGGCTGCCGAAGGCAAAGACCCGATCGGCGCGATGGGTAACGACACCCCGCTGTCGGTCCTTTCGAGTCGGAACAAGACCCTCTTTACGTACTTCAAGCAACTGTTCGCCCAGGTGTCGAACCCGCCGATCGACTACATCCGCGAGGAGACGGTCACCTCGCTCCAACAACACATTGGCCGCCAGAACAACCTGCTCGCCGAGACACCCGAGCACTGCCGGCAGCTGGCGTTGGATTCGCCGATTCTCTCACGGGACGAACACGCCAAAATCGCCGACATCGAGGCAAACGGTATCCGGTCCGAATCGGTCGACATCACCTACGATCCCGACGAGACTGACTTGCAAGCGGCCGTCGAAGATGTCCGCACCGCCGCTCGCGAGGCGATCGAAGACGGGGCCGAAATCGTCATCCTCTCGGACGCAGCGACCGGCCCGGATCGGGTCCCGATCCCGAGCCTGCTCGCGGTCGGCGGCGTCCACCACCACCTGGTCCGTGAGGGGCTCCGAACGCACGCTGGCATCGTCCTCGAAAGCGGCCAACCAAACGCCGTCCACCACTTTGCGACGCTGGTGGGATACGGTGCCGACGCCGTGACGCCGTACCTGGCCTACGAATCGATCGCGGAACTCGTCTACGACGGCACGCTCGAGGTCGACCGAGAGACGGCCTTAGCGCAGTACCGCCACGCCATCGAAGACGGTATCCAGAAGGTCATGGCCAAGATGGGCATTTCGACCCTGGAGAGTTACAAGGGTGCCCAAATCTTCGAAGCTGTCGGCCTGGACAGCGATTTCGTCGCCGAATACTTCGAGGGAACGGAAAATCGGACCGACGGTATCGGCCTCGAACAACTGGAAGCAGACGTCCTCGAACGCCACCAGAACGGCTTCGAGGCGTCGGTGGCTGGCAATCTCGAACTCGAGCAGGGTGGGGAACTGTACTGGCGACGGGACGGGGAGTTCCACCAGTGGAACCCCAACACGATCGGCAAACTCCAGTACGCCACCAATCACGGCGACTACGAGGCCTACCAGGAGTTTGCGGGGATGATCAACGAGCAAAACGAGCGCCTCCAGACCCTGCGGGGCTTGCTCGACTTTGACACCGACCACCGGGAGTCGATCCCGATCGAAGACGTCGAACCCGTCGAGGAGATCACCCAACGGTTTTTCAGTTCCTCGATGTCCTTCGGGTCGATCAGCCCGGAGGCCCACGAGACCCTCGCCGCGGGCATGAACCGCGTCGGCGGGTTCGCCTCGACGGGCGAGGGCGGGGAACCGACCGACCGGTTCGGGACCGAACGCGAGTGTGCGGACAAGCAAGTCGCTTCCGGCCGCTTTGGTGTCGACTCGAACTACCTCGTCAACGCCGAGCACTTAGAGATCAAGATGGCCCAGGGCTCAAAGCCCGGCGAGGGCGGCCACCTACCCGGCGAGAAGGTCAGCGAGTTGATCGCCGAGACACGCTCGACGACGCCCGGCGTCCCGCTCATCTCGCCGCCGCCCCATCACGATATCTACTCGATCGAAGATCTCGCCCAGCTCATCCACGACCTGAAGTGCGCGAATCGCGACGCGGACGTCCACGTCAAGCTCGTCAGTGAGGCCGGTGTGGGGATCATCGCCGCGGGCGTCGCCAAAGGCAAGGCTGACGCCGTTCTGATTTCGGGCCAGTCGGGCGGGACCGGGGCTTCGCCAAAGACCTCGATCAAGAACGCCGGCCTCCCCTGGGAACTTGGCATCGCCGAGGCCAACCAGATCCTGCTGGACAACGACCTTCGGTCGCGTATCCGCGTCCGGGTCGACGGCGGGCTCAAGACCGGCCGCGATGTCGCGATTGCGGCACTGCTCGGGGCCGAGGAGTACGGCTTCGGGACGGCACCGCTGATCACCTGTGGCTGTGTGATGCTCCGGAAGTGCCACTGCAACACCTGCTCGGTCGGCGTCGCGACCCAGGACGAGGAGCTGCGAGACAACTTCCCGGGTGACCCCGAATTCGTCGCCAACTACATGCGCTTTATCGCCCGGGAAGTGCGGGAGATCATGGCCGAACTCGGTGTCGAGACGATGGACGAGTTGATCGGTCAGACCGACTTCCTTCAACAGAAAGACGTCGATCACCCGCGCGCCCAGCACGTCGACCTCTCGGAACTGCTCTGGCGACCCGACAGCGAGGACGACCGCCGGAAGACGCGGGGGCAAAATCACAAGCTCGCCGACAAGATCGACAACGACTTCATCGCCCAGGCACAGCCGGCCGTCAAGCGTGGCGACGACGTCGACATCGAGGCGCGTGTCACCAACGAGGATCGCACCGTCGGTACGATGTTGAGTGCCGAACTCTCGAAGGCCCACGGCGAAGACGGACTGGAAGACGATACCGTCAGGCTCGATCTCGACGGCACCGGTGGCCAATCGTTCGGCGCGTTCTTGGCCCCCGGCGTGACGATCGATATGACGGGAGACGTCAACGACTACGCCGGGAAGGGGCTCTCGGGCGGGAAACTGATCGTCGAGACGCCGGCCGAAGCCGGCTACGCGGCCAGTGAGAACATTCTCGCCGGCAACGTTGCGCTGTACGGCGCAACCGACGGCGAGGCTTACTTCAACGGCCAGGCCGGCGAGCGCTTTGCCGTCCGCAACTCCGGCGTCAAGACCGTCGTCGAGGGTGTCGGCGATCACGGTTGTGAGTACATGACCGGCGGCGTCGCCGTGATCCTCGGCGAGACGGGCAAGAACTTCGGGGCCGGGATGTCCGGCGGCGAGGCTTACGTCTTAGACGAGGCTGGTGACTTCGACCAACGCGTCAATCACGATATGGTCCACCTTGCGGAACTAGACGAGCGCGACCGCCAGATGGTTCGGCGGCTGGTCGAAAATCACGCCCGCTACACCGACAGCGAGCGCGCCGAGGAGATCTTGGCCGACTGGGACACCTACGTCTCCCAGTTCGTGAAGGTAATGCCCGACGCCTTCGCCGCCGTCGTCGAGGAACAGCTCGAAGACGGCGAGGACGTGCGGGCGTCGCCGCCGCCGAAACCATCGACCCCTTCGTTCCCAACGGAGGGTGATGACTGA
- a CDS encoding glutamate synthase subunit beta, with protein sequence MAERHPGGYRRHRRQPIGKRDPEERKQDYEEVWESEWDEDHLKEQGERCMDCGTPTCMSGCPIGNIIPDWNDLVHRSDWKEALERLHATNNFPEFTGYNCPAPCENSCVLAYNDDPVTIKSIERAIVDRGWEEGWIEPEPPQTRSDYAVAVVGSGPAGLSAAQQLNRAGHHVTVFERADEVGGLMRYGIPDQKFEKHRVQRRVDQLRAEGITFETNAEVGGNVPVERLEDDFDASVVAVGSQKPIDLDLPGRDLDGIHFAMDYLTQQNRRNARKDVPGPDIDAEGKNVVVLGGGDTGADCVATAHRQGAKQVVQIELLPKPPVERPPDNPWPDQPQTYKKTYAQQEGAVEEYCVDTNEFVDQDGDGSVDAILADRIMWEEGGAGPPQKTVTQSNVQIDADLVVLAVGFEAPESSPFEPLGVAINDDGTLATDETMMTNVDGVFAAGDAEMGPSLIVWAIGSGRDVARHVDLHLTGETDLPPSLETSNEPIVSM encoded by the coding sequence ATGGCCGAACGCCATCCCGGCGGGTACCGTCGCCACCGTCGCCAACCGATCGGCAAGCGCGACCCCGAGGAACGCAAGCAGGACTACGAGGAAGTGTGGGAATCGGAGTGGGACGAAGACCACCTCAAAGAGCAGGGCGAACGCTGCATGGACTGCGGGACGCCGACCTGTATGAGTGGCTGTCCGATCGGGAACATCATTCCCGACTGGAACGACCTCGTCCACCGCTCGGATTGGAAGGAAGCACTCGAACGCCTGCACGCGACCAACAACTTCCCGGAGTTTACGGGCTACAACTGTCCGGCACCGTGTGAGAACTCCTGCGTGCTCGCGTACAACGACGACCCGGTGACGATCAAGTCCATCGAGCGGGCGATCGTCGATCGAGGCTGGGAGGAAGGCTGGATCGAACCCGAACCGCCCCAGACTCGGAGCGACTACGCGGTCGCGGTCGTGGGGAGCGGTCCGGCCGGTCTCTCGGCCGCCCAGCAACTCAACCGTGCGGGCCATCACGTGACGGTCTTCGAGCGTGCCGACGAAGTCGGTGGGTTGATGCGCTACGGTATCCCCGACCAGAAGTTCGAAAAACACCGCGTACAGCGCCGTGTCGACCAACTTCGTGCGGAAGGGATCACCTTCGAGACGAACGCCGAGGTCGGCGGGAACGTGCCGGTCGAGCGTTTGGAAGACGACTTCGACGCTTCGGTCGTCGCCGTCGGCTCTCAGAAACCGATCGATCTCGACCTGCCGGGCCGGGATCTGGACGGGATCCACTTCGCGATGGACTACTTGACCCAGCAGAACCGCCGCAACGCCCGGAAAGACGTGCCGGGTCCGGACATCGACGCCGAGGGGAAAAACGTCGTCGTGCTCGGCGGTGGCGACACTGGTGCCGACTGTGTTGCGACCGCCCACCGACAGGGTGCCAAGCAGGTTGTCCAGATCGAACTGCTGCCCAAACCGCCAGTCGAGCGGCCGCCTGACAACCCCTGGCCGGACCAGCCCCAGACCTACAAGAAGACCTACGCCCAACAAGAGGGTGCCGTCGAAGAGTACTGCGTCGATACCAACGAGTTCGTCGATCAGGACGGCGATGGAAGCGTCGATGCGATCCTCGCCGACCGCATCATGTGGGAAGAAGGCGGGGCCGGCCCGCCACAGAAGACTGTCACGCAGTCAAACGTCCAGATCGACGCCGATCTCGTCGTGCTGGCAGTCGGGTTCGAAGCCCCCGAATCTAGCCCGTTCGAACCGCTCGGCGTGGCTATCAACGACGACGGCACGCTCGCAACTGACGAGACGATGATGACCAACGTCGATGGTGTCTTCGCGGCCGGTGACGCCGAGATGGGCCCATCCCTGATCGTCTGGGCGATCGGCAGCGGGCGAGACGTCGCCCGCCACGTCGACCTGCATCTGACCGGTGAGACCGACTTGCCTCCGAGTCTGGAGACATCGAACGAACCCATCGTCTCGATGTGA